The Hippoglossus hippoglossus isolate fHipHip1 chromosome 21, fHipHip1.pri, whole genome shotgun sequence genome contains a region encoding:
- the atf2 gene encoding cyclic AMP-dependent transcription factor ATF-2 isoform X3 yields MSDDKPFQCTAPGCGQRFTNEDHLAVHKHKHEMTLKFGPARNDNVIIADQTPTPTRFLKNCEEVGLFNELASPFDHDFKKAAEDDIKKLPLDLSPLATPIIRNKTEPPTPMEEAHRDSPLPHPESTTSEDKDLSLRPTSLPTSTIVHPASLQVPNVLLATSEASVVIQQALPSPTSSSVITQVPSTNRPIVPVSGTFPVLLQLPNGQTMPVAIPATITTSSVHIPTTIPLVRPVTIVPNVPGIPGPPSPQAQPQPQPQPAQSELNATLSQHLPQVTNGDGGEVQSSAVTHTAAPPSPAPTPAPTPAPAPTTAVVLTPVPHQPTIEEPSPPSLQQPATSTTETPASPVPPAQNPPITGGRRRRATSENPDEKRRKFLERNRAAASRCRQKRKVWVQSLERKADDMNSVNGQLQNEVTLLRNEVAQLKQLLLAHKDCPVTAMQKKSGYHISDKDESCEEMSVPGSPQNEAIQHSSVSTSNGVSSSSTTPAISAPSSAGTITSNQSTEETTQSQPSGS; encoded by the exons ATGAGTGATGATAAACCTTTCCagtgcactgctcctggctgtggaCAG AGATTTACAAATGAAGACCACTTGGctgtccacaaacacaaacatgagatGACCCTGAAGTTTGGTCCAGCGAGGAACGACAATGTCATCATTGCTG ATCAAACCCCTACACCTACCCGCTTTCTGAAGAACTGCGAGGAGGTCGGGCTCTTCAATGAACTCGCAAGTCCGTTTGACCACGACTTCAAAAAAGCGGCTGAAGATGACATTAAAAAG tTACCACTGGATTTGTCACCTCTTGCGACGCCCATCATACGCAACAAAACTGAGCCACCCACACCTATGGAGGAGGCGCATCGAGACAGCCCTCTGCCTCACCCTGAATCCACAACAAGTGAGGACAAG GACTTATCTTTGCGGCCAACCTCACTGCCAACATCCACTATAGTCCATCCTGCCTCCCTCCAAGTCCCCAATGTACTTCTAGCAACCTCAGAGGCTAGTGTTGTAATACAGCAAGCTCTCCCATCGCCAACATCTAGCTCTGTTATTACCCAAGTCCCATCCACTAATAGACCCATAGT cCCAGTGTCGGGCACCTTCCCTGTGCTCTTACAGCTGCCTAATGGCCAGACCATGCCAGTTGCTATACCTGCGACTATTACAACCTCAAGTGTACATATTCCAACTACAATCCCT CTTGTCAGACCTGTCACCATAGTGCCTAACGTCCCCGGGATCCCAGGACCTCCCTCGCCACAGGCACAACCACAGCCACAGCCTCAGCCTGCCCAATCAGAA CTGAACGCCACATTGAGCCAGCATCTTCCTCAGGTAACCAATGGAGATGGTGGTGAAGTCCAGAGCAGCGCTGTGACCCACACTGCTGCTCCCCCTTCTCCTGCACCGACTCCAGCTCCGACTCCAGCTCCAGCCCCAACCACAGCCGTGGTCCTAACTCCCGTTCCCCACCAGCCCACTATCGAGGaaccctcccctccttctcttcagCAGCCGGCCACCTCCACCACAGAGACACCT GCTTCCCCTGTTCCCCCTGCGCAAAACCCTCCGATCACAGGGGGGCGGCGGCGCAGAGCCACAAGCGAAAACCCTGACGAGAAGCGGCGCAAGTTCCTGGAGCGTAACAGGGCTGCGGCTTCTCGCTGTAGGCAGAAGAGGAAGGTGTGGGTCCAGTCTCTGGAGAGGAAAGCAGATGACATGAACTCCGTGAACGGACAACTACAG aATGAAGTCACCCTGCTGAGAAACGAAGTGGCTCAGCTGAAGCAGCTTCTCCTGGCTCATAAAGATTGCCCTGTAACCGCCATGCAGAAGAAATCTGGCTATCACA tttctgaCAAAGACGAGAGCTGCGAGGAGATGTCGGTCCCCGGCAGCCCCCAGAATGAGGCCATCCAGCACAGCTCCGTCAGCACCTCCAACGGggtcagctcctcctccacgaCCCCGGCCATCTCCGCCCCGTCCAGCGCCGGCACCATCACGTCGAACCAGAGCACAGAGGAGACCACCCAGTCTCAGCCATCAGGGAGCTGA
- the atf2 gene encoding cyclic AMP-dependent transcription factor ATF-2 isoform X2, whose translation MSDDKPFQCTAPGCGQRFTNEDHLAVHKHKHEMTLKFGPARNDNVIIADQTPTPTRFLKNCEEVGLFNELASPFDHDFKKAAEDDIKKLPLDLSPLATPIIRNKTEPPTPMEEAHRDSPLPHPESTTSEDKDLSLRPTSLPTSTIVHPASLQVPNVLLATSEASVVIQQALPSPTSSSVITQVPSTNRPIVPVSGTFPVLLQLPNGQTMPVAIPATITTSSVHIPTTIPLVRPVTIVPNVPGIPGPPSPQAQPQPQPQPAQSEKLNATLSQHLPQVTNGDGGEVQSSAVTHTAAPPSPAPTPAPTPAPAPTTAVVLTPVPHQPTIEEPSPPSLQQPATSTTETPASPVPPAQNPPITGGRRRRATSENPDEKRRKFLERNRAAASRCRQKRKVWVQSLERKADDMNSVNGQLQNEVTLLRNEVAQLKQLLLAHKDCPVTAMQKKSGYHISDKDESCEEMSVPGSPQNEAIQHSSVSTSNGVSSSSTTPAISAPSSAGTITSNQSTEETTQSQPSGS comes from the exons ATGAGTGATGATAAACCTTTCCagtgcactgctcctggctgtggaCAG AGATTTACAAATGAAGACCACTTGGctgtccacaaacacaaacatgagatGACCCTGAAGTTTGGTCCAGCGAGGAACGACAATGTCATCATTGCTG ATCAAACCCCTACACCTACCCGCTTTCTGAAGAACTGCGAGGAGGTCGGGCTCTTCAATGAACTCGCAAGTCCGTTTGACCACGACTTCAAAAAAGCGGCTGAAGATGACATTAAAAAG tTACCACTGGATTTGTCACCTCTTGCGACGCCCATCATACGCAACAAAACTGAGCCACCCACACCTATGGAGGAGGCGCATCGAGACAGCCCTCTGCCTCACCCTGAATCCACAACAAGTGAGGACAAG GACTTATCTTTGCGGCCAACCTCACTGCCAACATCCACTATAGTCCATCCTGCCTCCCTCCAAGTCCCCAATGTACTTCTAGCAACCTCAGAGGCTAGTGTTGTAATACAGCAAGCTCTCCCATCGCCAACATCTAGCTCTGTTATTACCCAAGTCCCATCCACTAATAGACCCATAGT cCCAGTGTCGGGCACCTTCCCTGTGCTCTTACAGCTGCCTAATGGCCAGACCATGCCAGTTGCTATACCTGCGACTATTACAACCTCAAGTGTACATATTCCAACTACAATCCCT CTTGTCAGACCTGTCACCATAGTGCCTAACGTCCCCGGGATCCCAGGACCTCCCTCGCCACAGGCACAACCACAGCCACAGCCTCAGCCTGCCCAATCAGAA AAGCTGAACGCCACATTGAGCCAGCATCTTCCTCAGGTAACCAATGGAGATGGTGGTGAAGTCCAGAGCAGCGCTGTGACCCACACTGCTGCTCCCCCTTCTCCTGCACCGACTCCAGCTCCGACTCCAGCTCCAGCCCCAACCACAGCCGTGGTCCTAACTCCCGTTCCCCACCAGCCCACTATCGAGGaaccctcccctccttctcttcagCAGCCGGCCACCTCCACCACAGAGACACCT GCTTCCCCTGTTCCCCCTGCGCAAAACCCTCCGATCACAGGGGGGCGGCGGCGCAGAGCCACAAGCGAAAACCCTGACGAGAAGCGGCGCAAGTTCCTGGAGCGTAACAGGGCTGCGGCTTCTCGCTGTAGGCAGAAGAGGAAGGTGTGGGTCCAGTCTCTGGAGAGGAAAGCAGATGACATGAACTCCGTGAACGGACAACTACAG aATGAAGTCACCCTGCTGAGAAACGAAGTGGCTCAGCTGAAGCAGCTTCTCCTGGCTCATAAAGATTGCCCTGTAACCGCCATGCAGAAGAAATCTGGCTATCACA tttctgaCAAAGACGAGAGCTGCGAGGAGATGTCGGTCCCCGGCAGCCCCCAGAATGAGGCCATCCAGCACAGCTCCGTCAGCACCTCCAACGGggtcagctcctcctccacgaCCCCGGCCATCTCCGCCCCGTCCAGCGCCGGCACCATCACGTCGAACCAGAGCACAGAGGAGACCACCCAGTCTCAGCCATCAGGGAGCTGA
- the atp5mc3a gene encoding ATP synthase membrane subunit c locus 3a has protein sequence MYACAKFVSTPALVRAGSRALYRPLSASVLSRPEIQSESNVALMQQSPLTQVILRGFQTSAVSRDIDTAAKFIGAGAATVGVAGSGAGIGTVFGSLIIGYARNPSLKQQLFSYAILGFALSEAMGLFCLMVAFLILFAM, from the exons ATGTACGCCTGTGCAAAGTTCGTCTCCACGCCGGCGCTG GTCCGTGCTGGTTCCCGGGCTCTTTACAGacccctctctgcctctgtgctgtCCAGGCCTGAGATCCAATCAGAG AGCAATGTCGCTCTGATGCAACAGAGCCCCCTCACCCAGGTCATACTGAGGGGCTTCCAGACCAGCGCTGTCAGCAGGGACATTGACACCGCTGCCAAGTTCATCGGAGCTGGAGCTGCCACAGTGGGAGTAGCCGGATCCGGTGCTGGTATTGGGACAGTGTTCGGCAGTCTCATCATCGGCTACGCTAG GAACCCatctctgaagcagcagctgttcTCATATGCCATCCTGGGATTTGCCCTGTCTGAAGCTATGGGACTGTTCTGTTTGATGGTCGCTTTCCTTATCCTGTTTGCAATGTAA
- the atf2 gene encoding cyclic AMP-dependent transcription factor ATF-2 isoform X1, which translates to MSDDKPFQCTAPGCGQRFTNEDHLAVHKHKHEMTLKFGPARNDNVIIADQTPTPTRFLKNCEEVGLFNELASPFDHDFKKAAEDDIKKLPLDLSPLATPIIRNKTEPPTPMEEAHRDSPLPHPESTTSEDKDLSLRPTSLPTSTIVHPASLQVPNVLLATSEASVVIQQALPSPTSSSVITQVPSTNRPIVPVSGTFPVLLQLPNGQTMPVAIPATITTSSVHIPTTIPLVRPVTIVPNVPGIPGPPSPQAQPQPQPQPAQSEAKLKLNATLSQHLPQVTNGDGGEVQSSAVTHTAAPPSPAPTPAPTPAPAPTTAVVLTPVPHQPTIEEPSPPSLQQPATSTTETPASPVPPAQNPPITGGRRRRATSENPDEKRRKFLERNRAAASRCRQKRKVWVQSLERKADDMNSVNGQLQNEVTLLRNEVAQLKQLLLAHKDCPVTAMQKKSGYHISDKDESCEEMSVPGSPQNEAIQHSSVSTSNGVSSSSTTPAISAPSSAGTITSNQSTEETTQSQPSGS; encoded by the exons ATGAGTGATGATAAACCTTTCCagtgcactgctcctggctgtggaCAG AGATTTACAAATGAAGACCACTTGGctgtccacaaacacaaacatgagatGACCCTGAAGTTTGGTCCAGCGAGGAACGACAATGTCATCATTGCTG ATCAAACCCCTACACCTACCCGCTTTCTGAAGAACTGCGAGGAGGTCGGGCTCTTCAATGAACTCGCAAGTCCGTTTGACCACGACTTCAAAAAAGCGGCTGAAGATGACATTAAAAAG tTACCACTGGATTTGTCACCTCTTGCGACGCCCATCATACGCAACAAAACTGAGCCACCCACACCTATGGAGGAGGCGCATCGAGACAGCCCTCTGCCTCACCCTGAATCCACAACAAGTGAGGACAAG GACTTATCTTTGCGGCCAACCTCACTGCCAACATCCACTATAGTCCATCCTGCCTCCCTCCAAGTCCCCAATGTACTTCTAGCAACCTCAGAGGCTAGTGTTGTAATACAGCAAGCTCTCCCATCGCCAACATCTAGCTCTGTTATTACCCAAGTCCCATCCACTAATAGACCCATAGT cCCAGTGTCGGGCACCTTCCCTGTGCTCTTACAGCTGCCTAATGGCCAGACCATGCCAGTTGCTATACCTGCGACTATTACAACCTCAAGTGTACATATTCCAACTACAATCCCT CTTGTCAGACCTGTCACCATAGTGCCTAACGTCCCCGGGATCCCAGGACCTCCCTCGCCACAGGCACAACCACAGCCACAGCCTCAGCCTGCCCAATCAGAAGCAAAGCTG AAGCTGAACGCCACATTGAGCCAGCATCTTCCTCAGGTAACCAATGGAGATGGTGGTGAAGTCCAGAGCAGCGCTGTGACCCACACTGCTGCTCCCCCTTCTCCTGCACCGACTCCAGCTCCGACTCCAGCTCCAGCCCCAACCACAGCCGTGGTCCTAACTCCCGTTCCCCACCAGCCCACTATCGAGGaaccctcccctccttctcttcagCAGCCGGCCACCTCCACCACAGAGACACCT GCTTCCCCTGTTCCCCCTGCGCAAAACCCTCCGATCACAGGGGGGCGGCGGCGCAGAGCCACAAGCGAAAACCCTGACGAGAAGCGGCGCAAGTTCCTGGAGCGTAACAGGGCTGCGGCTTCTCGCTGTAGGCAGAAGAGGAAGGTGTGGGTCCAGTCTCTGGAGAGGAAAGCAGATGACATGAACTCCGTGAACGGACAACTACAG aATGAAGTCACCCTGCTGAGAAACGAAGTGGCTCAGCTGAAGCAGCTTCTCCTGGCTCATAAAGATTGCCCTGTAACCGCCATGCAGAAGAAATCTGGCTATCACA tttctgaCAAAGACGAGAGCTGCGAGGAGATGTCGGTCCCCGGCAGCCCCCAGAATGAGGCCATCCAGCACAGCTCCGTCAGCACCTCCAACGGggtcagctcctcctccacgaCCCCGGCCATCTCCGCCCCGTCCAGCGCCGGCACCATCACGTCGAACCAGAGCACAGAGGAGACCACCCAGTCTCAGCCATCAGGGAGCTGA